One stretch of Microplitis mediator isolate UGA2020A chromosome 9, iyMicMedi2.1, whole genome shotgun sequence DNA includes these proteins:
- the LOC130674548 gene encoding uncharacterized protein LOC130674548 isoform X1, which yields MGDYIYSYICELIFINTSDPLILQKLRRVNVLWKNSIDKILETSDIWKRACLNELPSEPIPCMITKLFPMLYFENYHDLDDSTVWRTVYISYRKWMIFSKLRVSVEDSYDFAARSNFSEGIRDFASCDNYFAIGTTKNRIYLFDFNQLNEPLYTVNFEKPIENIRFWSPASGDLFLVTMMISGTIKFWNIFAMMEVECINSTDDIKSDGLCTGSTNILFATKNGKFDEYKHTKDGIRSYYRDNLQLQGLEIKCFLENNKMIYVSTFGDSVTLFNYRYQTSDGNYDIIEEDHKEFPVRLGHGISVIEDLQFVFLTSNVILQLSADRNACLLIYNQETNWSIYEPFKNFGDRDVITAGILHGKFLILGFKTGHVRIYTVENIEELKAYELDLNSGIEYELSNYLDNEEIEQLQVAETQGKLIIIAITPFIVYSINFFSINSPQ from the exons atgggcgattatatatactcatatatatgtgaattaatttttataaatacaagTGATCcattaatattacaaaaacTAAGACGAGTTAATGTTCTTTGGAAAAATTCTATCGATAAAATTCTTGAAACATCGGATATATGGAAGAGGGCATGTTTGAATGAACTTCCATCGGAACCAATTCCCTGTATGATTACGAAATTATTTCCGATgctttattttgaaaattatcatgatCTTGATGATTCGACGGTTTGGCGTACTGTTTACATTTCGTATAGAAAGTGGATGATATTCTCGAAACTTCGAGTTTCAGTCGAAGATTCTTATGATTTTGCTGctagatcaaatttttctgaaGGAATTAGGGATTTTGCAAGTTGCG ataattattttgccATTGGAACTACCAAAAATAGAATTTATCTCTTtgattttaatcaattaaatgaacCTTTGTAtacagtaaatttcgagaaacctatagaaaatattaggTTTTGGTCTCCTG CGAGTGGTGActtatttttagttacaatGATGATATCTGGAaccattaaattttggaatatttttGCTATGATGGAAGTAGAGTGTATCAATAGTACTGATGATATAAAATCAGACGgtttatg caCTGGTTCaacaaatatattatttgCTACGAAAAACGGAAAATTCGATGAATACAAACATACTAAAGATGGTATACGATCATATTATAGAGATAACTTACAATTACAAGGTCTTGAAATCAAATGCTTCCTGGAAAACAACAAa atgATCTATGTATCGACTTTTGGAGATTCCGTAACTTTATTCAATTATCGATATCAAACATCAGATGGAAATTATGATATTATTGAAGAGGATCATAAAGAATTTCCTGTTCGTCTTGGTCACGGTATCTCTGTAATTGAGGATCTCCAGTTTGTATTTCTTACTTCCAATGTTATATTGCAGCTATCAG CCGATAGAAACGCGTGTCTTTTGATTTACAATCAAGAAACCAACTGGAGTATATATGAACCATTTAAAAACTTCGGTGACAGGGATGTTATAACTGCTGGCATATTACacggaaaatttttgattttgggATTCAAAACGG gtcATGTACGGATTTATACTGtagaaaatattgaagaaCTTAAAGCTTATGAATTAGATCTTAATTCAGGAATTGAGTATGAATTAAGTAATTACCTAGATAATGAAGAGATTGAACAGTTGCAAGTCGCTGAAACTCaaggaaaattaattattattgcgaTAACACCATTCATTGTCtattcgattaattttttttctataaacagtcctcagtaa
- the LOC130674548 gene encoding uncharacterized protein LOC130674548 isoform X2, with protein sequence MGDYIYSYICELIFINTSDPLILQKLRRVNVLWKNSIDKILETSDIWKRACLNELPSEPIPCMITKLFPMLYFENYHDLDDSTVWRTVYISYRKWMIFSKLRVSVEDSYDFAARSNFSEGIRDFASCASGDLFLVTMMISGTIKFWNIFAMMEVECINSTDDIKSDGLCTGSTNILFATKNGKFDEYKHTKDGIRSYYRDNLQLQGLEIKCFLENNKMIYVSTFGDSVTLFNYRYQTSDGNYDIIEEDHKEFPVRLGHGISVIEDLQFVFLTSNVILQLSADRNACLLIYNQETNWSIYEPFKNFGDRDVITAGILHGKFLILGFKTGHVRIYTVENIEELKAYELDLNSGIEYELSNYLDNEEIEQLQVAETQGKLIIIAITPFIVYSINFFSINSPQ encoded by the exons atgggcgattatatatactcatatatatgtgaattaatttttataaatacaagTGATCcattaatattacaaaaacTAAGACGAGTTAATGTTCTTTGGAAAAATTCTATCGATAAAATTCTTGAAACATCGGATATATGGAAGAGGGCATGTTTGAATGAACTTCCATCGGAACCAATTCCCTGTATGATTACGAAATTATTTCCGATgctttattttgaaaattatcatgatCTTGATGATTCGACGGTTTGGCGTACTGTTTACATTTCGTATAGAAAGTGGATGATATTCTCGAAACTTCGAGTTTCAGTCGAAGATTCTTATGATTTTGCTGctagatcaaatttttctgaaGGAATTAGGGATTTTGCAAGTTGCG CGAGTGGTGActtatttttagttacaatGATGATATCTGGAaccattaaattttggaatatttttGCTATGATGGAAGTAGAGTGTATCAATAGTACTGATGATATAAAATCAGACGgtttatg caCTGGTTCaacaaatatattatttgCTACGAAAAACGGAAAATTCGATGAATACAAACATACTAAAGATGGTATACGATCATATTATAGAGATAACTTACAATTACAAGGTCTTGAAATCAAATGCTTCCTGGAAAACAACAAa atgATCTATGTATCGACTTTTGGAGATTCCGTAACTTTATTCAATTATCGATATCAAACATCAGATGGAAATTATGATATTATTGAAGAGGATCATAAAGAATTTCCTGTTCGTCTTGGTCACGGTATCTCTGTAATTGAGGATCTCCAGTTTGTATTTCTTACTTCCAATGTTATATTGCAGCTATCAG CCGATAGAAACGCGTGTCTTTTGATTTACAATCAAGAAACCAACTGGAGTATATATGAACCATTTAAAAACTTCGGTGACAGGGATGTTATAACTGCTGGCATATTACacggaaaatttttgattttgggATTCAAAACGG gtcATGTACGGATTTATACTGtagaaaatattgaagaaCTTAAAGCTTATGAATTAGATCTTAATTCAGGAATTGAGTATGAATTAAGTAATTACCTAGATAATGAAGAGATTGAACAGTTGCAAGTCGCTGAAACTCaaggaaaattaattattattgcgaTAACACCATTCATTGTCtattcgattaattttttttctataaacagtcctcagtaa